The Rhipicephalus microplus isolate Deutch F79 chromosome 4, USDA_Rmic, whole genome shotgun sequence sequence GTAGTGAGTGTGAGTCTGGGTGTATTTTGATGAGTTTGAGGCCGAGTGAGTTCCGTTGAAGAACATTTTCGTGAgatgtgagtccgagtgaggcTGGCTCAGGAAAACGTTGGTGAGACTGAGTTCGAGTCAGTTCAAAGCGACAAatgtatttcatgagtgagtctgagtgagctccacagaTGTCGTGGGCGGCATTCCCGAGCACGCCCAGGAGCAGTTGAAGACGAGGCCTCCGCGATTGGGCGCCAGCAATAAAGAATCATTGTGGTTTCGATTACAAGATGTTAACTGCTCTGCGAAAGTACTGTTCCGTCCAATATACTCAGAGTTGTATCCATTTTTAAATACGTAGTTCAGGCCCGGATACAAATCCACCTATCTAATATCACTTTTGCCGCAATAACCAAGCAGAGTGATGGCCTTGAGATATGTGTCACATTTTTGTTAAGATCACCGCAAAGCAATAACGTCAGTTTCGTTTTTCCACATTTAAATAAAAATTTGTCGATTATAAAAATAATGTTGAAAATTTTGCACTGAAAAATGTTTTTATAGCAATAAACATGTTTGTGGATGGTATTCATTACTTTAAAAGTTATTGCTCAAATTTGTTTCAGCAGCTTCGTCGCTATCACTATCCGACGCACGGCGTTTTGTTTACTTTTATTGGCCGCTGCAGTTTTTGTTGACGTTTAGTGCTGCGGCATGTAATATGTGACAGCTGGGCCACAAACTCGTCTATAATGAAGGAGCTTGATCGCGTCGGTTGCTGACTGTCTCCGTCGATTCGACGCGGCTCGGGCCATATTGCTAGACTCGTTTAAAGGTCTAGTAACATAGTAAGTACCCCGTATCGGCTCCCTCGAGAGCGAAACGCGCGATATGACGGAAGTGGAACGCCCCTCCTTCATTCCTCCTCGGAAAAGAAACGGCAACAAGTCTTCGCCGCGATCGGTGAGCACGAAGCAGCAGAACAACGGAATATGCTCAGATCACCGAACGGTGCCGGCGGCCAGGCCATGCAGCGCCGCTACGAGCCCCGTCAAGACCCCCGACAGCGATCGCAGCTGCGGGCCAGCAGGCCCGCGGCCTCACCGCAAGCTGTCAGTCGAGTTCCAGCTCGATCCGGAAGAGCGGGACCCGGACCAGTGGACCACGGACAGGTCTCAAGCAACGGACAACGTTAGCACGGACGGAGAACTGTCCAGCGTCACCGAGCGGTCTTCGCTGAGGGCCGACGGGGACCGCTACGTGACTATGACGGGAACCATCAAACGGGGCAAGAAGAAAGGCGCCACGATCGACATGAAGGTGAACATTTCTCGGGAAGAGCTGGACGAGATCGAGAGCAGCATCAAGGATCAGAAGACCAGCGACGAGGAGGACGACTGTTTCTTCGGCATGAGCAGAGGCCCGCACGTGCTGTTCCTCTCCTTCGTGCTGATGCCTGTTGTGTTCGTCATCTCGGCCGGCAATTCCTTCTACTTGGGCACCATGACGTGGTACAACATCCTCGTGGTCCTCAGCGAGAAGCGCTCCATATTCCACAAGGTGCTGCTCAGCCCATTCTGGATCATCTTCTACCCATTTCTCATCGTGCCGGCCGTGATCGGGCTCGGCGTGTACGCGGCTGCCGTCCAGATCTCGTGGGAGTACGACAAGTGGAAGCGAGAGGTGCCCGACTGGGAGAAGGGCTTCTACGGCTGGCTCTGCTGTCTCTTACACATGGAAGAGTGCAGTCCCTACGACGTCGTCGTGCTCACCGACGTCCAGCGAGCCGACGAAGCGCAGCCGCAGAAGTCCACGGCGGACACACCTGTCTAGGTCGTTGTAGTTCGCCGTTTAGATCCCCGCATACGCCTGCTCGGTGGCGGTGAAAACGTAGCCTCAGAGATTGACTCCGGCAGTGCGCCCTAACCACGATACCCCAACGGCGCTTTGCCGAAGCTAATCGTGAAGGCCAAGGTGAAAAGCTAGCAGTGCGCACCCACCTCTAGAGGGCCTGCTCTGAAAGTTCCGGCCCTCTTTTTTTTAATCCTTAGTGAAATGGCTATTGCCATCACTAGCTTTTAATGAAATGCTTGGGTGTAGAAAGGTGTTATATTCAGTGCTATTTAGCAGTACATGGCCCATTAATGGCCTCCCGTCATTAATATCTACCGAATATAGAGTTTCGTACAATAACCTAGAGAGGGAACTGGCACTGTGTTCATTGTACCATCATGGGAATGATGCGAAGTACTGGCTTCAAATTGGAGAGTGTTAGTTAGCAAACTGTCTAGTATTTTTTTACAGTTAGaggtcttgttcttcgcttggagtgtcacacaacacaggcaCTGCTTGAGTACAAAGCACTCAAGCTGTGCCCGTGTTCAAAGGGGCCAAAAACAGCTAGGTCACTTGACTTGCTGCCACATAAGAGCTTTACAGGGTGGGTGTATTGGACAGCGTCAtgcactcaccgctgcgcatagaccTGGTGttccatgccagtgcaggatatcaCATAGAGTTCACATTGCTTAGTAAGCACATCTTGCCAAAACGTGTCCAAATCGAATGTAAAACGATGGAAAAGCTAAGTGGACGTATCATCACGGTCCTCTGACTCAATGTCACAAGAACACGAGAGATGCATTTTGCAGGTGGGCCACTTGGACAGATGCACCTGGCATCGTAGCAGACAATACATGTGTTTCTCACTCAGTACAGTATTGTTATTTTTATAAATAGATAATGTGTACAATCGAAGGAGAAACGAGCATGTTTGctttcaagtgttgtaaaaaagTAATTCATTACATTGTGATGCCAAATCTGAGATACAATTGCAGAGCAATGCATACTACGATGATTGAATTTGTCCAGCTTTCACTTCCACTTCATTGTGGTGCAAACTTTTTACAAGTGCCCCGCCgcagaggtctagtggctaagatactcggctgctgaccagcaggtcacgggatcgaattctggctgcagcggctgcactttGAATGGAgcccgaaaatgctgtaggcccgtgtgctcagatttgggtgcacgttaaagaacccaggtggtcaaaatttctggagtcctccactatgacgtctctcataatcatatggcactTTCGGTATggtaaaccccgcatatcaatgaAAACTTTTTACACGTCTTGCGTACAAAAATATGGAACAAGTTTCAGTTCACAAAGCTTCTTATcgctttgttttacactcgggcAAACAAGGGTCACGAGTGTCAAGAACATAATGCATTTAAAGTCTGTACTTCTCATTCCCACActggtacaagcgccgctgaaggagctcGCACAAACACTAGTGCCATATTCTCCTCTAGGTATTGTAGTTCGAAACACTATGATACCGATGTTCGGGCATTTGAAGAGATTATAATCTTAGATGCAAGTATACGCACCAGGCAATTTTTACTTTCCTGTATGCTGCCTTACAAGGTGTCGCGTAAGCACAGCAAAGTACTTTTTGTTTCGTTAATTGTGATGTAGTTCAAGGAGAGAAGAGTGCGCATAAACGAACCTATGCATGCATGTAACGTATCCTACGGTACAGTATTTTGCCGTTTCCAGGGCAACTACTTCAACCTGATCTGCAGCTTGCACAGAACCATTTGTTGAATGGCTGCAAGTTTCACGTGAAGCATTCCTGGCTGTTTTTAAAGTCATATCAGTGTGCATTTGTCCCCTCTAGTCATGTGAATGTGAACTCACTGATTTATCCCACTAAACTCTTTATTGTGCGCCATTTGTACTTACAAACCTTGCCTATAAAGCAACAAGGTTTTATGCCATACAATTTTGTTTTTATTCCAGTGCACAGATATGCCAGCATTGATGCATTGTGTACGACTTTTATACATAATTGCCAGTCTTTTTGTACAGGTAGAGTTTTGTGTGCAGGGCCGTGCAATTCTGCAGAATTGTGTACATTTGATTGCAACTGTGATAATGAATTTGCATGCCCTCACAATGATGATGTGCCATGATCGGAAGTTTATAAACCATGTAGCAGCAAGGGTCACTTCTTAATTTTTTGCAGGCACAGCATATGCTTCAACATTCTCTCTAATGAGCAAAGGCCGAAAGTACTCGTCTAGTTGACATCACGCATCTTTACAGCATCGATATTTATTTCAGGCAGTAAAGTGATGCCACGGTACTTGTAGCCCTTACTGCTCTACTACGAAATGAAATCGCCTTGCTGTGCACTGTGAATGCTATTGTTTAACAAGGAATGACTTCGCACGACCCTCATTGTTTGTAAACTTCCTGGTAAAAGCATACCAGTACGTCTATATGGAACAATACTGTGACTGTTGAGtgtttttgatcaactgtgccaAATTGCCGTTTCTATTGCTGTGTTTCTTGCACGTGATGTCTCTAGTCGtgtttttcaattttgttttgtaGAGCTCAACTTCAATAGCTTTGTACCGAGTAGCCatgtccaagaaaaaaaaataacatctgAAATGTTATTCACCATGTTCATCACTTTGCTAGAAAATAATTGTATTTGACAAAAGTGGTGTAGTTTTCCACTATGGCTGCTGCAAAAAAATCAGCACATTCCACCATCGCCACTGGAACACTATGCTGATTGGGCACTGATATATTCATTCGTTTCATAAACTGTACAGAAAGGAAGAAGCACTTCCTTCGAGTTATAGCGGGCAAGGTGCATCGTCTCCTCAATTCACCATCACTTTCCGAGCTGCTAGCTGCAGCTTCATGTGCCGTGAAAGCACTGTACCATTCTCATGGAAACGGTGCGAACAAATGCAACAGTGCACTGGCCTTGTCATATGCTGTAGGTAATCGGAAGTGTTACAAGTGCATATGCTTTTTCCGTGTTCTCCCTCAATATATTCACTGTTCTGCATTAGCATATCTTGTAGTGGCAGTCAAATGGCAGTTGTATGCTGCTAAAGAGATGTATAACATTAAATtatggggttttacatcccaaaaccacgataagattGTGAGGggtgccgtaatggagggcttgaGAAACTTCAaacacctggggttatttaacgagCACCTACATCAAAGTATTCGGGTCTCTGGCATTTTGTCTCTATCAAAACCCGGGCAGGGTTTGATCCGGCCACCTTAGGGCTACCACTTGAGCGCCACAATCGCTAGACCACAATGGCAAGCAAATGTAATGCATAAAATAACTGTCCAAGTAAAGCAAGCTTAGGAAACGGTACTGCAAGTGTGTTGTGGCGAGAGTATAATCTCCGAATAACTGATGCATAAGCTTA is a genomic window containing:
- the LOC119172362 gene encoding transmembrane protein 169, whose amino-acid sequence is MTEVERPSFIPPRKRNGNKSSPRSVSTKQQNNGICSDHRTVPAARPCSAATSPVKTPDSDRSCGPAGPRPHRKLSVEFQLDPEERDPDQWTTDRSQATDNVSTDGELSSVTERSSLRADGDRYVTMTGTIKRGKKKGATIDMKVNISREELDEIESSIKDQKTSDEEDDCFFGMSRGPHVLFLSFVLMPVVFVISAGNSFYLGTMTWYNILVVLSEKRSIFHKVLLSPFWIIFYPFLIVPAVIGLGVYAAAVQISWEYDKWKREVPDWEKGFYGWLCCLLHMEECSPYDVVVLTDVQRADEAQPQKSTADTPV